A part of Pirellulaceae bacterium genomic DNA contains:
- a CDS encoding beta-ketoacyl-[acyl-carrier-protein] synthase family protein — MRRRVVVTGLGMINPLGSSVDTVWAALKNGQSGVGYISIFPAENYPTRIAAEVRDWDITDCGETAEQWANRGRHAKFAAGAAKQAILDSGLLDAINDRSRVGVYFGAGEGNQDFANFTQMIADATQVPEHFDLDRFMARGLKILNPAMEIEQEPSMPAAHVAGLYDLQGPNLNCLTACAASSQAVGEATELIRRGDADAMLAGGAHSMIHPFGLTGFSLLTALSTNNDNPTGASRPFDRLRDGFVLGEGSSVVILEELEHARRRGATIYGEVLGYGCSADAYRITDIHPEGRGAIACMSAAIRDAGISPEQVGYVNAHGTSTSVNDRVETVACKAVFGQLASSIPVSSTKSMMGHLIAAAGVTEMIVCLLAIRDGVLPPTINLENPDPECDLDYVPNVARQAKLDIALNNSFGFGGQNVSLVVGRFRS, encoded by the coding sequence ATGAGGCGTAGAGTCGTAGTAACCGGTTTGGGGATGATCAATCCGTTGGGCAGCAGTGTCGACACCGTGTGGGCGGCCTTGAAGAATGGCCAAAGCGGCGTCGGATACATTTCGATATTCCCTGCCGAAAACTATCCCACGCGAATTGCCGCCGAAGTCCGCGACTGGGACATTACGGACTGCGGAGAAACTGCCGAACAATGGGCCAATCGTGGGCGTCATGCCAAATTTGCCGCTGGAGCCGCCAAGCAGGCGATTTTGGACTCGGGTCTCCTGGATGCGATCAACGATCGGTCGCGAGTCGGCGTGTATTTTGGAGCTGGTGAGGGCAATCAGGACTTTGCGAACTTTACGCAGATGATCGCCGACGCGACCCAGGTGCCCGAACATTTCGACTTGGATCGCTTTATGGCGCGAGGTCTTAAAATACTCAATCCGGCCATGGAAATCGAACAAGAGCCGAGTATGCCGGCGGCCCACGTAGCCGGTTTGTATGATCTTCAGGGGCCAAACCTTAATTGCTTGACCGCATGTGCAGCCAGTAGTCAGGCGGTGGGCGAGGCTACGGAATTGATCCGTCGCGGTGACGCTGACGCCATGCTGGCCGGCGGAGCGCACAGCATGATTCATCCGTTCGGATTGACAGGATTCAGTCTGCTGACGGCGTTATCGACCAATAACGACAATCCGACCGGTGCCTCGCGCCCCTTCGACAGGCTGCGCGACGGATTCGTACTGGGGGAAGGATCGTCCGTGGTAATCTTAGAAGAGCTGGAACACGCCCGTCGGCGTGGCGCCACAATCTACGGAGAAGTCCTCGGCTACGGCTGCAGCGCAGATGCGTATCGCATTACCGATATCCATCCTGAAGGGCGTGGTGCCATCGCATGCATGTCGGCTGCCATTCGCGATGCAGGAATTTCACCCGAGCAGGTAGGCTACGTCAACGCGCATGGTACAAGTACCTCTGTCAATGACCGTGTAGAGACCGTTGCCTGTAAGGCCGTATTTGGCCAACTGGCTTCTAGCATTCCAGTCTCCAGCACCAAGAGCATGATGGGGCATTTGATTGCCGCCGCTGGCGTGACCGAAATGATCGTCTGTCTGTTAGCGATTCGGGACGGAGTCTTGCCGCCGACTATCAACCTGGAAAATCCGGATCCGGAGTGCGACTTGGATTACGTTCCCAATGTAGCTCGGCAAGCCAAGCTGGACATCGCGCTGAATAACTCCTTTGGCTTCGGCGGACAGAATGTCTCCTTGGTCGTAGGTCGCTTTCGCAGCTAG
- a CDS encoding DUF1015 domain-containing protein has product MPQIQALRGLRYNLARVGSLSSVVAPPYDVVDAQLQQHLYDLSPFNFIRLELTRSEPGTMDPDGVYQQAANLYRDWIRQDVLQREPDPALYVYHQIFEYAGRTYTRRGFMARVKLVRFGEGEIYPHEQTHAKAKDDRLKLTRACQANMSQIFGLYPDADNAAQNALENCIAGQPAVEAVDHLGVKHRLWAVTNPAIIAQVSSIVDSKPMFVADGHHRYETACNYRDELAQAAGGTLPADHPANYVLSMMVSMDDPGLIVLPTHRLLHGIPAMSSAQLTQKLTPVLDCQPAGSGPEAAPAVWRQIEELNDQGAFGLYSAADKTWTLVTASTGTQHAMADASPNQSRDWQGLGVAMLHNLIIDRLLGLAGHPKPTYVHLVQEVIDGLQGRLEGNLDYQLAALVMPASVEDIRRVSLHNERMPAKSTYFYPKLLSGLVVHSLEKN; this is encoded by the coding sequence ATGCCTCAAATCCAAGCACTGCGTGGACTACGATACAATCTGGCCCGTGTTGGTTCCCTAAGTTCGGTTGTCGCTCCGCCGTACGATGTGGTCGATGCTCAATTGCAACAGCATCTCTATGATCTTAGCCCGTTCAATTTCATCCGCCTGGAACTCACTCGCTCCGAACCGGGAACCATGGATCCGGATGGCGTCTACCAACAAGCCGCAAACTTGTACCGCGATTGGATCCGGCAGGACGTGCTGCAGCGAGAGCCCGATCCTGCGCTGTACGTCTATCACCAGATATTTGAGTACGCTGGTCGAACCTATACCCGCCGTGGATTCATGGCCCGCGTAAAGCTAGTACGATTTGGTGAGGGCGAGATTTACCCGCACGAACAGACTCACGCCAAGGCAAAGGACGATCGACTGAAGCTAACGCGGGCCTGTCAGGCGAACATGAGCCAGATTTTTGGGCTGTATCCCGACGCTGACAATGCGGCCCAGAATGCTCTGGAAAATTGCATAGCTGGCCAACCAGCCGTTGAGGCCGTCGATCACCTGGGAGTAAAACATCGTTTGTGGGCGGTTACGAACCCCGCGATCATTGCTCAAGTCTCCTCAATCGTCGACAGCAAGCCCATGTTTGTGGCTGACGGTCACCACCGATACGAAACGGCCTGCAATTACCGCGATGAATTAGCCCAGGCTGCGGGTGGCACTCTGCCAGCTGATCATCCGGCAAACTATGTGCTTTCCATGATGGTCAGCATGGATGATCCTGGACTGATCGTATTGCCCACACACCGTCTACTGCACGGCATTCCGGCGATGTCCAGTGCACAGTTGACTCAAAAGTTGACTCCGGTTCTCGATTGCCAGCCGGCAGGCTCAGGACCAGAGGCAGCGCCAGCGGTATGGCGGCAGATCGAGGAACTGAACGATCAGGGTGCGTTTGGATTGTATTCTGCAGCCGATAAGACCTGGACGCTGGTGACGGCGTCCACGGGCACTCAACATGCAATGGCTGACGCTTCGCCCAACCAAAGTCGCGATTGGCAGGGGCTGGGCGTAGCCATGCTGCACAATTTAATCATTGATCGCCTACTTGGACTGGCCGGACATCCAAAGCCAACCTACGTCCACTTAGTGCAAGAGGTAATCGACGGATTGCAAGGCAGATTAGAAGGCAACCTGGACTACCAGCTCGCAGCCCTTGTCATGCCCGCATCAGTCGAGGACATTCGTCGCGTCAGTCTGCACAACGAACGCATGCCAGCCAAGAGTACCTATTTCTATCCAAAACTGCTAAGTGGCTTAGTAGTGCACTCGCTGGAAAAAAACTGA
- a CDS encoding phosphoribosylanthranilate isomerase has translation MEELAPLAAAGVDTVGFNLVPISQRRVDVARAAKLVARAHELGLTTVAVVMDPGPAELTEALNAAPWDYVQLHGRESPDISAYCPRVAIIKAISWSGRTEEIELAAAWSKRFGKPNLAAGGAGESRSLGWPGSLAGFLVDAYAPGVGGGTGMQADWGTLNPRPAPLCDWPLLLAGGLTPKNVRQAIVLTGCDGVDTASGVELSPGAKSTELVTAFSKQARQGFASISSQRLS, from the coding sequence TTGGAAGAGCTAGCACCCTTAGCAGCAGCCGGAGTTGACACTGTAGGCTTCAATTTGGTTCCCATCAGCCAGCGACGAGTGGATGTTGCGCGCGCCGCAAAACTGGTGGCGCGCGCCCACGAACTGGGGCTGACGACAGTTGCCGTCGTGATGGATCCAGGTCCGGCCGAGCTTACAGAGGCCCTGAACGCTGCTCCATGGGATTACGTCCAATTGCACGGTAGGGAGTCCCCAGACATCTCGGCCTACTGCCCGCGCGTTGCTATCATCAAGGCGATTTCCTGGAGCGGTCGAACTGAGGAGATCGAGTTGGCGGCGGCCTGGTCGAAGCGATTTGGCAAGCCCAACCTCGCAGCCGGTGGCGCTGGAGAGAGTCGGTCGCTGGGCTGGCCCGGATCACTAGCAGGATTCTTGGTCGATGCCTACGCACCGGGTGTCGGAGGTGGCACAGGAATGCAAGCCGATTGGGGCACGCTGAACCCCCGTCCGGCCCCGCTATGTGATTGGCCGCTGCTCCTGGCTGGCGGGCTGACGCCCAAGAATGTCCGTCAGGCAATCGTGTTGACGGGCTGCGACGGAGTCGACACCGCCAGCGGAGTCGAGCTGAGTCCGGGGGCGAAGTCAACCGAACTGGTGACCGCGTTTTCCAAACAAGCCAGACAAGGTTTTGCAAGCATCAGCAGCCAGAGGCTGAGTTAA
- a CDS encoding AAA family ATPase yields the protein MSDTWNPTSDRPFCAAPDVRLYFPHSSIQAARETSMRALIRAEGPVLVIGGTGLGKSMLAELVADELSYRMDTVRLQASQLCSRRALLQCLLYELQLPYRDLSEGELRLSILDRLEPSPETAPDGILIIADEAHLLHWKLLDELRLLSNYTRKHQPRVRLMLLGSMRLEETLASHHLESFNQRLAARCYLQPMSQAETMEFVRHQLRVAGQEPNSTITHEALQAVHAASQGIPRLANQLMDHAQVMALAQAQSPISVAMIGEAWADLQQLPVQWVDAASSKTPGTIQQDAHVERPSFGSYSAIASTKLSQPAGSIEFGELSDDLADDMDADTGTNNGDLKMAGEERVTFEPWPDSSVELAQPVQATESTPPCESDLSPHPNLSSTDFNYFSAFAAEPLDDPNLAAEKLSCSQPNSSRKCCDSIGACDHSCADNRVAQPERYDAMGVWENDPPLLTPQPTGLAIGDNPITMALQAPGPGPASQPCDLFGSDFEDEAIIPDHGAFVQPTQSANAGTSSARIQQATSDHDYVRRMNAYAETIIQVSQLESEQSPTSGVNREPTSSTKLDGQEALNNLPPDQQNTDASQQILWRYNVAPTSGQAEPIERELAEIVSQMNFSAFQVEPFSVEQIPLDIAEKQRFSNNQSPVQLLPFRASDSTKLTAGSEQSPDHWFASQAYDDDRDLLVVEEEIPSSTRLLSRPTTAQPTTHTTPYSQLFTKLRK from the coding sequence ATGAGCGATACTTGGAACCCAACTTCAGATCGACCTTTCTGTGCAGCACCAGATGTGCGTCTCTATTTTCCGCACTCCAGCATTCAGGCGGCGCGCGAAACTTCGATGCGTGCCTTGATACGAGCCGAGGGCCCGGTCTTGGTGATCGGCGGAACCGGCCTGGGAAAGAGTATGCTCGCAGAACTGGTAGCCGATGAACTAAGCTACCGAATGGACACGGTGCGCTTGCAAGCGTCGCAATTGTGCAGTCGCCGCGCGTTGCTGCAGTGTTTACTCTACGAACTACAACTTCCCTACCGCGATCTGTCCGAAGGCGAACTGCGACTGTCAATTCTTGACCGCTTGGAACCCTCGCCAGAGACTGCTCCCGACGGCATCTTGATCATAGCCGACGAAGCTCACTTGCTGCACTGGAAACTATTGGACGAACTGCGACTATTGAGTAACTATACACGAAAACATCAGCCACGTGTCCGCCTGATGTTGCTAGGTTCTATGCGTTTAGAAGAGACACTGGCTAGTCATCACTTGGAATCATTCAATCAGCGGTTGGCAGCCCGCTGCTATTTGCAACCCATGAGCCAAGCCGAAACGATGGAATTTGTGCGACACCAATTGCGAGTGGCTGGGCAGGAACCGAATTCCACGATCACCCACGAGGCGTTGCAAGCGGTTCATGCGGCCAGCCAGGGTATTCCGCGGTTGGCCAACCAACTAATGGATCACGCTCAAGTCATGGCACTTGCGCAAGCTCAAAGCCCCATCTCGGTGGCTATGATCGGCGAGGCCTGGGCGGATCTGCAACAGTTGCCAGTACAATGGGTTGACGCCGCATCCAGTAAAACCCCAGGAACTATACAGCAAGATGCACATGTCGAAAGGCCAAGCTTTGGAAGCTATTCGGCAATAGCATCGACCAAACTTTCGCAGCCTGCCGGATCCATCGAGTTTGGTGAACTGTCCGACGATTTGGCTGATGATATGGATGCCGATACCGGGACCAACAACGGTGACCTTAAGATGGCTGGTGAAGAAAGAGTTACGTTTGAACCATGGCCTGATTCGTCAGTCGAGTTGGCTCAACCTGTCCAAGCGACCGAGTCCACTCCGCCTTGTGAATCAGATTTGAGTCCTCACCCAAATTTATCATCCACCGATTTCAATTACTTCTCAGCCTTCGCGGCTGAGCCCTTGGACGATCCAAATCTTGCTGCTGAGAAGCTTTCATGTTCGCAACCGAATTCGTCCCGGAAATGCTGCGACTCGATTGGCGCTTGCGATCATTCGTGCGCTGACAATCGAGTTGCGCAGCCCGAACGCTACGACGCCATGGGCGTATGGGAAAACGATCCACCGTTGTTAACGCCTCAGCCGACAGGCCTGGCGATTGGTGACAATCCAATAACTATGGCACTCCAGGCGCCAGGTCCAGGTCCAGCGTCCCAGCCGTGTGATCTGTTCGGCTCTGATTTTGAAGACGAAGCAATTATTCCGGATCACGGTGCATTCGTGCAACCGACGCAATCGGCAAACGCTGGTACCAGTTCAGCAAGAATTCAACAGGCGACAAGCGACCATGATTACGTCAGGCGGATGAATGCATACGCCGAAACCATCATACAGGTCAGCCAGTTGGAGAGCGAGCAGTCACCAACTAGTGGTGTGAATAGGGAGCCAACCTCTTCCACCAAATTGGATGGCCAGGAAGCACTAAATAATTTGCCGCCGGATCAGCAAAATACTGACGCCAGTCAACAAATTCTGTGGCGTTACAACGTGGCCCCAACCAGCGGTCAGGCGGAGCCAATTGAGCGCGAGCTTGCCGAGATCGTCTCGCAAATGAACTTTTCGGCGTTTCAGGTCGAGCCGTTTAGCGTGGAACAGATTCCCCTGGATATTGCCGAGAAACAACGGTTTTCTAACAACCAAAGTCCGGTACAGTTGCTGCCGTTTCGAGCATCCGACAGTACGAAGTTGACTGCTGGCAGCGAACAGTCGCCTGATCATTGGTTCGCTTCCCAGGCATATGACGACGATCGCGATTTACTGGTGGTTGAAGAGGAAATTCCAAGCAGCACGCGACTGCTGAGCCGTCCCACAACTGCACAGCCAACTACGCATACGACGCCATATTCCCAGCTATTTACCAAACTGCGAAAATAG
- a CDS encoding endonuclease/exonuclease/phosphatase family protein: MNCCHLLVAARIELVATLFAAWIVGGVVAGEPIQVMTYNIRYQNRSDGEDIWENRSDIVIETIGKSDVVGLQEVLAGQFDQIQQQLPGWQWYGVGRDDGLRAGEMAAVGWNTKKLIALEQGTFWLSDSPYRVGKAAWDAALPRVASWVRLTSRRKSAQGEPTTVLVVNAHFDHRGVQARKQSAALLRKWISQNRGPSSAILIGDLNATVGSPPLDELLLAEAAPFPVLVDAKAHTANPATGPNSTWNGFKQIADGQRIDHILYQGEGIRVVNYTTLDPRTPAGRFASDHLPVLAEIEYN, from the coding sequence ATGAACTGCTGCCATCTGCTTGTAGCCGCACGAATTGAATTGGTCGCAACCCTGTTCGCGGCGTGGATCGTGGGTGGTGTGGTGGCCGGCGAACCTATTCAGGTAATGACCTATAACATCCGCTACCAAAATCGCAGTGATGGAGAAGACATCTGGGAGAATCGTAGTGACATCGTCATTGAGACCATCGGAAAGTCGGATGTGGTCGGGCTTCAGGAGGTGCTAGCCGGGCAGTTTGACCAGATTCAGCAGCAGTTGCCAGGATGGCAATGGTACGGTGTTGGTCGTGACGATGGACTGCGGGCCGGCGAAATGGCAGCGGTAGGTTGGAACACCAAGAAGTTGATTGCGCTGGAGCAAGGCACGTTTTGGTTAAGCGATTCGCCATATCGCGTTGGCAAGGCTGCTTGGGATGCCGCGCTGCCCCGCGTTGCCAGTTGGGTGCGTTTGACGTCTCGACGCAAGAGTGCCCAGGGAGAGCCAACTACCGTTTTAGTCGTCAACGCTCATTTTGATCATCGTGGCGTTCAAGCCCGCAAACAATCAGCGGCACTACTACGCAAGTGGATCAGCCAAAACCGAGGTCCATCTTCGGCGATCTTGATCGGTGACCTGAATGCGACCGTGGGCTCGCCACCGTTAGACGAACTGTTGTTGGCCGAAGCAGCTCCGTTTCCAGTTTTGGTGGACGCGAAAGCTCATACGGCTAACCCAGCGACTGGCCCCAATAGCACCTGGAATGGTTTCAAACAGATTGCTGACGGACAGCGCATTGACCATATACTCTATCAAGGCGAAGGTATCAGAGTAGTCAATTACACCACCCTGGATCCGCGCACACCAGCTGGTCGCTTCGCCAGTGATCATTTGCCTGTCTTGGCCGAAATAGAATACAACTGA
- a CDS encoding GNAT family N-acetyltransferase, with product MFKTELVAASEWADWLTGQWNQLCAASRYGHPSSRSEMLRCFQAHFAPGQRLHLLTVRDQSNRLIAGLPMLADGTSPRILKYQGVNNEWYPTGHLLVHQEVQLATAIAGLVEGLAQLGACSIWLDWIPIDRPDWRALIEQVRGMGWGVQARTKFEVGTTRLPTTWSEFESELSKNSRKRVRSEWKKFSEAGQMQLQVFAGVDRVRLAQAMNTVLEIEARSWKGTAGTTIGCRPAARGFYCESVATLDAIGALRLFLLTLDGRPVAFDLGIVGGGVYRAKKVSYAKEYAELSPGHVLNQLVFRHFIESGHAQIVDTVGPMNDANRRWSNGSYRCGRLVLAPGNWFTNATGRSTVTLLRAKAALHSVTPELTLPNTWADDIWNSTRSSELLPHAPISVPESSPSCV from the coding sequence ATGTTCAAAACCGAGTTAGTAGCGGCTTCAGAGTGGGCAGATTGGCTGACGGGGCAATGGAATCAATTGTGCGCTGCCAGTCGGTATGGACATCCTAGCAGCAGGTCCGAAATGTTGCGCTGCTTCCAAGCCCATTTTGCCCCGGGACAACGTTTGCATTTGTTGACCGTCCGTGACCAAAGCAACCGTTTGATAGCCGGCCTGCCCATGCTGGCCGATGGCACCTCACCCAGAATTCTCAAATACCAAGGTGTCAATAACGAGTGGTATCCGACAGGGCATTTGCTCGTTCACCAAGAGGTGCAACTGGCCACTGCCATCGCAGGCTTGGTCGAAGGTCTGGCCCAGCTTGGCGCCTGCAGCATCTGGCTTGATTGGATTCCGATTGACCGACCGGATTGGCGAGCGCTTATTGAACAGGTTCGAGGAATGGGCTGGGGGGTACAGGCCAGAACCAAGTTCGAAGTGGGAACCACCAGGCTTCCAACGACCTGGTCCGAATTTGAAAGCGAACTATCGAAAAATAGTCGCAAGCGTGTCCGGTCCGAATGGAAGAAGTTTTCGGAAGCGGGGCAGATGCAACTGCAGGTGTTCGCAGGCGTCGATCGCGTCCGGCTTGCACAAGCCATGAATACCGTCCTAGAAATTGAAGCCCGCAGCTGGAAAGGCACCGCCGGCACTACGATAGGCTGTAGGCCGGCAGCCAGAGGCTTCTATTGCGAATCCGTGGCCACACTGGATGCTATAGGTGCACTTAGGCTGTTTCTATTAACGCTGGACGGACGCCCAGTGGCATTTGACCTTGGAATCGTCGGCGGAGGAGTCTATCGAGCTAAGAAGGTGTCCTACGCAAAAGAATATGCAGAACTGTCGCCCGGGCATGTGCTGAATCAATTGGTCTTTCGGCACTTCATCGAGTCGGGCCATGCCCAGATCGTCGATACGGTAGGCCCCATGAACGATGCCAATCGCCGGTGGAGTAACGGCAGTTATCGTTGTGGTCGGCTTGTCCTGGCACCCGGCAATTGGTTCACCAATGCCACGGGTCGATCGACGGTCACCCTCTTAAGAGCCAAGGCAGCTTTGCACAGCGTCACTCCAGAGCTAACGCTGCCAAACACCTGGGCTGACGATATCTGGAACAGCACACGGAGTTCTGAGTTACTTCCGCATGCGCCAATCTCCGTGCCCGAATCAAGTCCAAGCTGCGTCTGA
- the tsaE gene encoding tRNA (adenosine(37)-N6)-threonylcarbamoyltransferase complex ATPase subunit type 1 TsaE: protein MDGSLTINLPDLSATKRIAEQIAALSQPPLTIALVGTLGAGKTQWVRYFAAACGVSEQCVSSPTYVLLQRYMGRDCSIYHLDFYRLDYEAQVWDLGLDELQEQAVLILVEWADKFPQTLPGDRLELRFSLLPNDTRRIELLSHGKRSAELLRALQAP from the coding sequence ATGGACGGCTCATTGACTATCAATCTGCCGGACTTGTCTGCTACTAAACGTATAGCGGAGCAGATCGCTGCTCTGAGCCAGCCTCCCCTGACCATCGCCCTGGTTGGCACGTTGGGAGCTGGCAAAACGCAATGGGTTCGCTATTTTGCCGCTGCCTGTGGAGTTTCTGAACAGTGCGTTTCCAGCCCCACCTATGTTCTGCTGCAACGCTACATGGGCCGCGACTGCTCCATCTACCATCTGGACTTCTATCGACTGGATTACGAAGCCCAGGTCTGGGATTTGGGATTGGATGAACTGCAGGAGCAAGCCGTGCTGATATTAGTTGAATGGGCCGATAAGTTTCCGCAAACTCTGCCTGGTGATCGCCTAGAACTCCGCTTTTCGCTTTTGCCCAATGACACGCGACGTATCGAACTACTGTCACATGGCAAGCGTTCGGCGGAGTTGCTCAGAGCCCTCCAAGCACCATAA
- a CDS encoding DUF1501 domain-containing protein, translating into MSHKSKHRRFCRRMRREFLWQAGAGMGAVALSAMLEPSFFDHAASAAPSSEPTDQPTTRATHFAPRVKSVIFLFMYGGPSHIDTFDYKPTMVGMDGKTIGVKTFGRGGHRNEGRIVEPRWKFQQYGQCGKWVSDLFPNLGQCVDDIAFLHSLTADSPIHGSAMLMMNSGKILSGSPALGSWVNYGLGSINENLPGFVVMLDPTGGPISGAKNWSCGYMPATFQGTVLRSNGSPIVDLKPADGSSREAQRAMLDSLAEINRRHLADRSGHDELSARIANYELAFRMQEHAPEAVDLSSEDAATLEMYGVGHKKTDDFGRRCLIARRLVQRGVRFIQLYSGGAHNDDNWDAHGDLEENHNKHAGATDQPIAALLKDLKRTGLLESTLVVWGGEFGRQPTAEYAKGSGRDHNSYGFTMWLAGGGIRGGMSFGTTDELGAAAVEHPLHVKHLHATILHQLGIDPNRLSYFYNGLDQKLVGVEHIEPVREIMA; encoded by the coding sequence ATGAGCCACAAGTCGAAGCACAGGCGTTTTTGTCGTCGAATGCGGCGAGAATTCCTGTGGCAAGCCGGAGCGGGCATGGGGGCCGTGGCATTATCTGCCATGCTGGAGCCAAGTTTTTTTGATCACGCAGCATCGGCTGCGCCATCCTCTGAGCCAACGGATCAGCCAACCACCAGGGCCACGCATTTTGCGCCGCGCGTCAAGAGCGTCATCTTTCTGTTTATGTATGGCGGTCCCAGCCACATCGACACCTTCGATTACAAGCCGACAATGGTTGGCATGGACGGCAAGACCATCGGAGTGAAGACATTCGGTCGCGGCGGCCATCGCAATGAAGGCAGAATTGTAGAGCCGCGTTGGAAGTTTCAACAATATGGCCAATGCGGCAAGTGGGTCAGCGATTTATTTCCAAATCTCGGCCAGTGCGTTGACGATATTGCCTTTCTTCACAGCTTGACAGCCGACTCACCCATTCACGGCTCGGCCATGCTGATGATGAATTCAGGCAAGATCCTCAGCGGTTCGCCGGCTCTCGGTTCCTGGGTTAACTATGGCTTGGGATCGATTAACGAGAACTTACCCGGCTTTGTCGTCATGCTGGATCCAACCGGCGGCCCAATCAGCGGTGCCAAAAACTGGTCGTGTGGTTACATGCCAGCCACGTTTCAGGGCACGGTACTGCGCAGCAATGGCAGCCCGATTGTAGATCTTAAACCCGCCGACGGCAGCAGTCGGGAAGCTCAGCGCGCCATGCTGGATTCACTAGCTGAAATCAATCGGCGGCATTTAGCCGATCGCTCCGGGCATGATGAATTGAGCGCTCGAATCGCCAACTATGAGCTGGCGTTTCGCATGCAAGAACATGCCCCAGAGGCAGTAGACCTGTCTTCAGAAGATGCCGCAACATTGGAAATGTATGGTGTCGGACACAAGAAGACGGATGACTTCGGACGCCGCTGCTTGATCGCTCGCCGTCTGGTCCAGCGCGGCGTGCGTTTTATTCAGCTCTATAGTGGCGGTGCACACAACGATGACAATTGGGATGCACACGGCGATTTGGAAGAAAACCACAACAAACATGCTGGAGCGACCGATCAACCCATTGCTGCGTTGTTGAAAGACCTGAAGCGCACCGGACTGCTGGAATCTACCCTGGTGGTTTGGGGCGGTGAATTCGGCCGGCAGCCCACGGCCGAATACGCCAAAGGCTCAGGCCGAGATCACAACAGCTACGGGTTCACCATGTGGCTGGCCGGTGGAGGTATCCGTGGAGGCATGAGTTTTGGCACCACCGATGAACTAGGGGCCGCCGCAGTAGAACATCCGCTACATGTGAAACATTTGCACGCCACCATTCTTCATCAACTGGGGATCGATCCCAATCGTCTAAGCTACTTCTACAATGGATTGGACCAAAAGCTTGTCGGTGTGGAACACATTGAACCCGTTCGCGAGATCATGGCTTGA